The window GTTTCGGCGGGGGCGCGCCGTCAACGGCCGCGGTCGGACATCCGCCGAGTCGGATTCGGTTTTTGGCGCCGCACACCCCGTTCGCTCTTTACACGAACCCCTTCCGTGTCCAATCATGAGGGCACAGCAGCTCCCCCCAGCGGCCAGGAGGTCCTCCCCATGCCCGTCTCCCCCGCCCCGCCCCCGCCCTCTCCCGCGCGGCGCCGCACCGGCTTCCACTCGCTCCGGGGCGGCGGCCTGAACTGGGACTCCCTCCCTCTCAAGCTGTTCGCCAAGGGCAACGCCCGGTTCTGGAACCCGGCCGACATCGACCTGAGCCGGGACGCCGAGGACTGGGAGGGGCTGGGAGAGGGGGCCCGGGCGCGGATCCTGCGGCTGTGCGCGTTCTTCGTGGCGGGAGAGGAGGCGGTCACGGAGGACATCCAGCCCTTCCTGCGGGCCATGGCCGCGGAGGGGCGGCTGGGCGACGAGATGTACCTGACCCAGTTCGCTTTCGAGGAGGCCAGGCACGTCCAGGCGTTCCGGCTGTGGCTGGACGCGCTCGGGGTCCACGAGGACCTGCACGGGTACGTGGACGCCAACCCGGGGTACCGGACGCTGTTCTACGAGGAGCTGCCCAGCTCGCTGGAGGCGCTGCTGGAGGACCCGAGCCCCCGCAACCAGGTGCGCGCCTCGGTGACCTACAACCACGTCATCGAGGGCTCGCTGGCGCTGACCGGGTACTACGCCTGGAACCACCTGTGCACGGCGCTCGACGTCTTCCCGGGGATGCGCCGGATCGTGCGCATGATCGGCGACGACGAGCGGCGCCACATGGCGTGGGGCACCTTCACCTGTCGCCGCCACGTCGCGGCCGACGACGCCAACTGGGACGTGGTGCGCGATCGGCTGGACGAACTGCTGCCGCACGTGACGTCCACGGTGGAACGCGGTGAGGAGCCCTCGGGCGACCCGGCGACCCGCCGCTACGAACTGCCTCCGGGCGAACTGGTCCGCTACGCGGGCGACCGCGCGCTGCGCCGCCTCGGCGCGATCGGGTCCGCGCGCGGGGTGCCCGTGTCGCGCATCGACCTGGACGCCACGCCCGAGGACCTGGAGGAGCGGTTCGGCGAGGAGGACCGGGAGGCCGTGCGGAGGCTGGCGGCCCGGGACTGAGAACCGGCCGGGCCCGCCCGGACGGCAGCCCGCCGGGCCGCTCAGACCGCGCTGCGCGGGGCGCGCCCGGACGCGTGCCACAGCTCCCGGCGCCCGCGTTCGGCCTCCAGGGCGACGCGCCCGAACGGCTCGGTCCGCCAGTCGTCCTCCTCCCGGTGGTTGGCGTAGAGCACGTCGCCGTCGCGGGAGAGGACGTAGAGCGAGTCCGCCAGCCGGTGGGTCTCCAGGAACTCCACCGTGTTGGGGAGGCCCAGATAGAAACGGTCATGGTGGAGTTCGGGCATCCACCTGCCGAAACCCTGGTCGGCGCGGGCCCGGGCGTACCGGTCGGCGATCGCGAAGCGGCTGTTGGAACTGTGGGTGGCCACGAGGGCGACCTCCACCCGGTACCCGGCGTCGCGGAACCCCTCCACCCAGGACGCGGCCCAGTCGGCGCGGCCGAGGGGGTGGCTGCACACGGCGTCCACGCGGCCCGCGCGCATGTGCGCCATGGCCAGCCCGTGCAGGCCGCCGACCTGCCGGGCCAGGGCGGCGGAGGCGGCCCGGTCGTCGGCGGCCATCGCCCACTCGTAGTCCGGCGCCAGGCGCAGCAGGTCGTCGCCGTCGTAGCTGACGGTGCCCTCGGGCAGGAACGGCAGGACCAGGCGCTGGAGGGTGGACTTGCCCGAGCCGGGCTGGCCGCCCAGGAGCAGGAGCCGGGGCCGCTCGCGGGCCGGTCCGGTGAGCCGGTCGCGGAGCGCGAGGTC is drawn from Nocardiopsis dassonvillei subsp. dassonvillei DSM 43111 and contains these coding sequences:
- a CDS encoding zeta toxin family protein, producing MTVPQVGERTLVEDSACGGFPAQGAGSRRARERAYNLYSAAVGACLSRTGLRERAAELLAREARLPFLDDGEVARVNRELPGIVAELRAEPIRVRDGATPGDPGPVLSGADLDALFDLALRDRLTGPARERPRLLLLGGQPGSGKSTLQRLVLPFLPEGTVSYDGDDLLRLAPDYEWAMAADDRAASAALARQVGGLHGLAMAHMRAGRVDAVCSHPLGRADWAASWVEGFRDAGYRVEVALVATHSSNSRFAIADRYARARADQGFGRWMPELHHDRFYLGLPNTVEFLETHRLADSLYVLSRDGDVLYANHREEDDWRTEPFGRVALEAERGRRELWHASGRAPRSAV
- a CDS encoding R2-like ligand-binding oxidase — encoded protein: MPVSPAPPPPSPARRRTGFHSLRGGGLNWDSLPLKLFAKGNARFWNPADIDLSRDAEDWEGLGEGARARILRLCAFFVAGEEAVTEDIQPFLRAMAAEGRLGDEMYLTQFAFEEARHVQAFRLWLDALGVHEDLHGYVDANPGYRTLFYEELPSSLEALLEDPSPRNQVRASVTYNHVIEGSLALTGYYAWNHLCTALDVFPGMRRIVRMIGDDERRHMAWGTFTCRRHVAADDANWDVVRDRLDELLPHVTSTVERGEEPSGDPATRRYELPPGELVRYAGDRALRRLGAIGSARGVPVSRIDLDATPEDLEERFGEEDREAVRRLAARD